In the genome of Rhodoferax sp. BAB1, one region contains:
- the gltA gene encoding citrate synthase — translation MKLADNKATLSFSNGKPSVELPVYQGNIGPDVIDIRKLYGQTGMFTYDPGFLSTASCQSAITYIDGDKGELLYRGYPIEQLATQCDFLETCHLLLYGDLPNAAKKVEFTQRVTMHTMVNEQMQFFLRGFRRDAHPMAVLTGLIGALSAFYHDSTDINNPEHREIAAIRLIAKLPTLVAMAYKYGIGQPYMYPRNDLSYSGNFLRMMFGTPCEDYKVNPVLERALDRIFVLHADHEQNASTSTVRLCGSSGTNPFAAIAAGVACLWGPAHGGANEACLNMLEDIQRQGGIAKVGEYMEQVKDKNSGVRLMGFGHRVYKNYDPRAKLMQETCKEVLAELGLEKDPLFKLAMAVEKIAVEDDYFVQRKLYPNVDFYSGIVQRAIGIPVNLFTGIFALARTVGWIAQLNEMISDPEYKIGRPRQLYTGSPRRDVPPMAKR, via the coding sequence ATGAAACTTGCTGATAACAAAGCCACCCTGTCGTTCAGTAACGGCAAGCCCAGCGTCGAGCTGCCGGTCTACCAGGGCAATATCGGCCCGGATGTCATCGACATCCGCAAGCTGTACGGCCAGACCGGCATGTTCACCTATGACCCGGGTTTCCTGTCGACCGCCTCCTGCCAGTCGGCCATCACCTATATCGATGGTGACAAGGGCGAGTTGCTGTACCGCGGTTACCCGATCGAACAGCTGGCCACCCAGTGCGACTTCCTGGAAACCTGCCATCTGCTGCTCTACGGCGACCTGCCCAATGCCGCGAAGAAGGTCGAATTCACCCAGCGCGTGACCATGCACACCATGGTCAACGAGCAGATGCAGTTCTTCCTGCGCGGGTTCCGCCGTGATGCACACCCCATGGCCGTGCTGACCGGTCTGATCGGCGCCCTGTCGGCCTTCTATCACGACAGCACCGACATCAACAACCCCGAGCACCGCGAGATCGCCGCGATCCGCCTGATTGCCAAGCTGCCCACGCTGGTCGCCATGGCCTACAAGTACGGCATCGGCCAGCCCTACATGTACCCGCGCAATGACCTGAGTTATTCCGGCAACTTCCTGCGCATGATGTTCGGCACGCCCTGCGAGGACTACAAGGTCAATCCGGTGCTCGAGCGCGCCCTCGACCGCATCTTCGTCCTGCACGCCGACCACGAGCAGAACGCCTCCACCTCGACCGTTCGCCTGTGCGGCTCCTCGGGTACCAACCCGTTTGCGGCCATCGCCGCTGGCGTGGCCTGCCTCTGGGGCCCTGCCCATGGCGGCGCCAACGAGGCCTGCCTGAACATGCTGGAGGACATCCAGCGCCAGGGCGGCATCGCCAAGGTCGGCGAGTACATGGAGCAGGTCAAGGACAAGAACTCGGGCGTGCGCCTGATGGGCTTTGGCCACCGCGTCTACAAAAACTACGACCCCCGTGCCAAGCTGATGCAGGAAACCTGCAAGGAAGTGCTGGCCGAACTGGGTCTGGAGAAGGATCCGCTGTTCAAGCTGGCCATGGCCGTGGAGAAGATCGCCGTGGAAGACGACTACTTCGTGCAGCGCAAGCTCTACCCGAACGTGGACTTCTATTCCGGCATCGTACAGCGCGCGATCGGCATCCCGGTCAACCTGTTCACCGGCATCTTCGCCCTGGCCCGCACCGTGGGCTGGATCGCCCAGCTCAACGAAATGATCAGCGACCCCGAGTACAAGATCGGCCGTCCGCGCCAGCTCTACACCGGTTCGCCGCGCCGCGACGTGCCGCCGATGGCCAAGCGCTGA
- a CDS encoding succinate dehydrogenase assembly factor 2 yields MDNELIDARALSKLKWRCRRGLLENDLFIERFFRQFESTLTVRQSQGLNALMDLSDNDLLDLHLGRKPLAEVEPGLDREEVREVLKMLRTTC; encoded by the coding sequence GTGGACAATGAACTGATCGATGCGAGGGCGCTGAGCAAGCTGAAGTGGCGCTGCCGCCGCGGCCTGCTCGAAAACGACCTCTTCATCGAGCGATTTTTTCGCCAGTTCGAGTCCACCCTGACCGTGCGCCAGTCGCAGGGTCTGAACGCCCTGATGGACCTGAGCGACAACGACCTGCTCGACCTGCACCTCGGCCGCAAGCCCTTGGCCGAGGTGGAACCCGGGCTGGATCGCGAAGAAGTACGCGAAGTATTGAAGATGTTGAGAACCACCTGCTGA
- a CDS encoding succinate dehydrogenase iron-sulfur subunit: MTLRTFQIYRYDPDKDAKPYMQTLEVELDGNERMLLDALIKLKAVDPTLSFRRSCREGVCGSDAMNINGKNGLACLTNMNTLKGTVVLKPLPGLPVVRDLIVDMTQFFKQYHSIKPYLINEDVPPEKERLQSPEEREELNGLYECILCASCSTSCPSFWWNPDKFVGPAGLLQAYRFIADSRDQATGERLDNLEDPYRLFRCHTIMNCVDVCPKGLNPTKAIGKIKEMMVARAV, from the coding sequence ATGACCCTACGCACCTTCCAGATCTATCGCTACGACCCGGACAAGGACGCCAAGCCCTACATGCAGACCCTCGAGGTCGAACTCGACGGCAACGAGCGCATGCTGCTGGATGCCCTGATCAAGCTCAAGGCCGTCGACCCCACCCTGTCCTTCCGCCGCTCCTGCCGCGAAGGCGTGTGCGGTTCGGATGCCATGAACATCAATGGCAAGAACGGTCTGGCCTGCCTGACCAACATGAACACGCTCAAGGGCACTGTGGTGCTCAAGCCCCTGCCCGGCCTGCCGGTGGTGCGCGACCTGATCGTGGACATGACGCAGTTCTTCAAGCAGTACCACTCGATCAAGCCCTACCTGATCAACGAGGACGTGCCGCCCGAGAAGGAGCGCCTGCAGTCGCCCGAGGAGCGTGAAGAGCTCAACGGCCTGTACGAATGCATCCTGTGCGCCAGCTGCTCCACCAGCTGCCCGAGCTTCTGGTGGAACCCGGACAAGTTCGTCGGCCCGGCCGGTCTGCTGCAGGCCTACCGTTTCATCGCCGACAGCCGCGACCAGGCCACGGGTGAGCGACTGGACAACCTGGAAGACCCCTACCGCCTGTTCCGCTGCCACACCATCATGAACTGCGTCGACGTCTGCCCCAAGGGCCTGAACCCGACCAAGGCGATCGGCAAGATCAAGGAAATGATGGTCGCCCGCGCGGTGTAA
- the sdhA gene encoding succinate dehydrogenase flavoprotein subunit, which yields MSYSVSKRKFDVVIVGAGGSGMRASLQLARAGLNVAVLSKVFPTRSHTVAAQGGIGASLGNMSEDNWHFHFYDTVKGSDWLGDQDAIEFMCREAPKVVYDLEHMGMPFDRNPDGTIYQRPFGGHTANYGEKPVQRACAAADRTGHAMLHTLYQQNVAARTQFFVEWMALDLVRDAEGDVVGVTALEMETGDLHVLHAKTVLLATGGAGRIFAASTNAFINTGDGLGMAARAGIPLQDMEFWQFHPTGVAGAGVLLTEGCRGEGAILLNSNGERFMERYAPTLKDLAPRDFVSRCMDQEIKEGRGCGPNKDYVMLKLDHLGAETIHKRLPSVYEIGVNFANVDITKEAIPVVPTIHYQMGGIPTNINGQVVVHDGSSNKVVNGLYAVGECSCVSVHGANRLGTNSLLDLLVFGRAAGNHIVEFASRTKSHKSLPADAADRTLARLARLDAASNGEYAQNVANDMRATMQQHAGVFRTQASMDEGVRKIAELRERSKHVGLKDTSKVFNTARIEALEVDNLIECAQATMVSAAARRECRGAHTVSDYERPVDDAVAPLGRDDANWMKHTLWHSANNSLSYKPVNLKPLTVESVPPKVRTF from the coding sequence ATGTCGTATTCCGTATCCAAGCGCAAATTTGACGTCGTCATCGTCGGGGCCGGCGGCTCCGGCATGCGTGCCTCGCTGCAGCTCGCGCGTGCCGGCCTGAACGTGGCCGTGCTGTCCAAGGTCTTCCCGACCCGCTCGCACACCGTGGCGGCCCAGGGCGGCATCGGCGCCTCGCTGGGCAATATGTCCGAGGACAACTGGCACTTCCACTTCTACGACACTGTCAAGGGCTCCGACTGGCTCGGCGACCAGGACGCCATCGAGTTCATGTGCCGTGAAGCACCCAAGGTCGTGTACGACCTCGAGCACATGGGCATGCCCTTCGACCGCAACCCCGACGGCACCATCTACCAGCGCCCCTTCGGCGGGCACACGGCCAACTACGGCGAGAAGCCCGTGCAGCGCGCCTGCGCCGCGGCCGACCGCACCGGCCACGCCATGCTGCACACCCTGTACCAGCAGAACGTGGCAGCACGCACCCAGTTCTTCGTCGAATGGATGGCGCTGGATCTGGTCCGCGACGCCGAAGGTGACGTGGTCGGCGTGACCGCTCTTGAGATGGAAACCGGCGACCTGCACGTGCTGCACGCCAAGACCGTGCTGCTGGCCACCGGTGGTGCCGGCCGCATCTTTGCAGCCTCCACCAACGCCTTCATCAACACCGGTGACGGCCTGGGCATGGCGGCACGTGCCGGCATCCCGCTGCAGGACATGGAGTTCTGGCAGTTCCACCCGACCGGCGTGGCCGGCGCGGGCGTGCTGCTGACCGAGGGCTGCCGCGGCGAGGGCGCCATCCTGCTCAACAGCAATGGCGAGCGCTTCATGGAGCGCTACGCCCCGACCTTGAAGGACCTGGCCCCGCGCGATTTCGTCTCACGCTGCATGGACCAGGAGATCAAGGAAGGTCGCGGCTGCGGTCCGAACAAGGACTACGTGATGCTCAAGCTCGACCACCTGGGCGCCGAGACCATCCACAAGCGCCTGCCCTCGGTCTACGAGATCGGCGTCAACTTCGCCAACGTGGACATCACCAAGGAAGCGATCCCCGTGGTGCCCACCATCCACTACCAGATGGGCGGCATCCCGACCAATATCAACGGCCAGGTGGTGGTGCATGACGGCAGCAGCAACAAGGTCGTCAACGGCCTGTACGCCGTGGGTGAATGCTCCTGCGTCAGCGTGCACGGCGCCAACCGCCTGGGCACCAACTCCCTGCTGGATCTGCTGGTCTTCGGCCGCGCCGCCGGCAACCACATCGTCGAGTTCGCCTCGCGGACCAAGTCGCACAAGTCGCTGCCGGCCGATGCCGCCGACCGTACGCTGGCGCGCCTGGCCCGCCTCGATGCGGCGAGCAACGGTGAATATGCCCAGAACGTGGCCAACGACATGCGCGCCACAATGCAGCAACACGCTGGCGTGTTCCGCACCCAGGCCAGCATGGACGAAGGTGTCAGGAAAATCGCCGAACTGCGCGAGCGCAGCAAGCACGTCGGGCTGAAGGACACCTCCAAGGTCTTCAACACTGCGCGCATCGAGGCGCTGGAAGTCGACAACCTGATCGAGTGCGCCCAGGCCACCATGGTCTCGGCCGCCGCCCGCAGGGAATGCCGTGGCGCCCACACCGTGAGCGACTACGAGCGCCCGGTGGACGACGCCGTGGCGCCGCTGGGCCGCGACGACGCCAACTGGATGAAGCACACCCTGTGGCACAGCGCGAACAACAGCCTGAGCTACAAGCCTGTCAACCTCAAGCCGCTGACGGTCGAGTCCGTCCCGCCCAAGGTTCGCACCTTCTAA
- the sdhD gene encoding succinate dehydrogenase, hydrophobic membrane anchor protein codes for MSVNYGSKRIVVGAHYGLRDWLSQRITAALMVLFTFVVLAQVLFTRGPIGYELWASIFAAQWMKVLTFAIIVALIWHVWVGMRDIWMDYIKPVWLRLSLQVFTIVWLVGCAGWAIQVLWRL; via the coding sequence ATGTCCGTCAACTACGGCTCCAAGCGCATCGTCGTCGGCGCGCACTACGGTCTGCGCGACTGGCTGAGCCAGCGCATCACCGCCGCCCTGATGGTCCTCTTCACCTTCGTGGTGCTGGCCCAGGTGCTGTTCACCCGCGGCCCCATCGGCTACGAACTCTGGGCCAGCATCTTCGCCGCCCAGTGGATGAAGGTGCTGACCTTCGCCATCATCGTCGCGCTGATCTGGCACGTCTGGGTGGGCATGCGCGATATCTGGATGGATTACATCAAGCCGGTCTGGCTGCGCCTGTCCCTGCAGGTATTCACCATCGTCTGGCTGGTCGGCTGCGCCGGCTGGGCCATCCAAGTCCTGTGGAGACTCTGA
- the sdhC gene encoding succinate dehydrogenase, cytochrome b556 subunit produces MTELAPSSRPQRPEFRNIHALKDLPSYRLPPAGWVSILHRVSGALMFLLLPFIIWLFDTSVSSEYSFARFSALFSAGAGFVPGWFFKLVALALIWAYLHHIIAGIRHLWMDVAHAVSKEFGHSSAIVTLVLSVALTVVLGAKLFGLY; encoded by the coding sequence ATGACTGAGCTTGCCCCCTCCTCCCGGCCACAGCGGCCCGAGTTCCGCAACATCCACGCGCTGAAAGACCTGCCCAGCTACCGCCTGCCCCCGGCCGGCTGGGTATCCATCCTGCACCGCGTCAGCGGCGCGCTGATGTTCCTGCTGCTGCCCTTCATCATCTGGCTGTTCGACACCTCGGTGTCCTCCGAATACTCCTTTGCCCGCTTCAGCGCCCTGTTCAGCGCCGGCGCAGGCTTTGTACCCGGCTGGTTCTTCAAACTGGTCGCGCTGGCCCTGATCTGGGCCTATCTGCACCACATCATTGCCGGCATCCGTCACCTCTGGATGGACGTGGCCCATGCCGTGAGCAAGGAATTCGGCCACAGTTCGGCCATCGTCACCCTGGTGCTGAGCGTGGCCTTGACCGTCGTGCTGGGTGCCAAGCTGTTCGGCCTCTACTAA
- a CDS encoding GntR family transcriptional regulator — translation MNSSAPPLADSTSAAVDNGASAPPAPAFSPLYQQIKGLILQSLQSGEWKPGEAIPSEMDLAARYRVSQGTVRKAIDELAAEHLLVRRQGKGTFVATHAEQHVQYRFLRLMPDQGDRQSEGPAERNIIDCKRLRAPAEIARALALRTGDSVLQARRVLSFAGHPTILEDLWLPGTPFKGLTAERLSQHHGHMYELFETEFGVRMVRAEEKIRAVLPDAAQATFLKVSKTTPLLSVERIAYTYNDVPMELRRGLYLTDTHHYRNVLS, via the coding sequence ATGAACTCCAGCGCCCCCCCTCTGGCTGACAGCACTTCGGCCGCCGTCGACAACGGCGCTTCGGCGCCGCCCGCGCCCGCCTTCAGCCCCCTGTACCAGCAGATCAAGGGCCTGATCCTGCAAAGCCTGCAATCCGGCGAGTGGAAACCGGGCGAAGCCATTCCCAGCGAGATGGATCTGGCCGCGCGCTACCGGGTCAGCCAGGGCACGGTGCGCAAGGCCATCGATGAACTGGCGGCCGAACACCTGCTGGTGCGCCGCCAGGGCAAGGGCACCTTCGTGGCCACCCATGCCGAGCAGCATGTGCAGTACCGTTTCCTGCGCCTGATGCCCGACCAGGGCGATCGCCAGAGCGAGGGGCCGGCCGAGCGCAACATCATCGACTGCAAACGACTGCGCGCGCCGGCCGAGATCGCGCGCGCCCTGGCACTGCGCACCGGCGACAGCGTGCTGCAAGCCAGGCGCGTGCTGTCCTTCGCTGGCCACCCCACCATTCTGGAAGACCTGTGGCTGCCCGGCACCCCCTTCAAGGGACTGACCGCCGAGCGCCTGAGCCAGCACCATGGCCACATGTACGAACTGTTCGAGACCGAATTCGGCGTGCGCATGGTGCGGGCCGAGGAAAAAATCCGTGCCGTGCTGCCCGATGCCGCCCAGGCCACATTCCTGAAGGTGTCAAAAACCACCCCGCTGCTGAGCGTGGAGCGCATCGCGTATACCTATAACGATGTGCCCATGGAATTGCGCCGCGGCCTGTACCTGACCGACACCCACCACTATCGGAATGTGCTGAGTTGA
- a CDS encoding malate dehydrogenase — MSKKPVRVAVTGAAGQIGYALLFRIASGEMLGKDQPVILQLLEIPDEKAQKALKGVMMELEDCAFPLLAGMEAHSDPMTAFRDTDYALLVGSRPRGPGMERAELLAVNGAIFTAQGKALNAVASRKVKVLVVGNPANTNAYIAMKSAPNLPRKNFTAMLRLDHNRAASQIAAKTGKAVADIEKLTVWGNHSPTMYADYRFATIKGESVAKMINDQEWNANVFLPTVGKRGAAIIEARGLSSAASAANAAIDHMRDWALGTNGKWVTMGIPSDGQYGIPKDVMFGFPVTCEGGEYKLVEGLTIDEFSQQCIAKTLAELVGEQDGVKHLL; from the coding sequence ATGAGCAAAAAGCCCGTCCGCGTCGCCGTCACCGGCGCCGCCGGCCAAATCGGTTACGCCCTGTTGTTCCGCATCGCCTCCGGCGAAATGCTGGGCAAGGACCAGCCCGTCATTCTGCAACTGCTGGAAATTCCGGACGAGAAGGCCCAGAAGGCGCTCAAGGGTGTGATGATGGAACTGGAAGACTGTGCCTTCCCGCTGCTGGCCGGCATGGAAGCCCACAGCGACCCGATGACCGCCTTCAGGGATACCGACTACGCTTTGCTGGTGGGCTCGCGCCCGCGCGGCCCGGGCATGGAACGTGCTGAACTGCTGGCTGTCAATGGCGCCATCTTCACGGCCCAGGGCAAGGCCCTGAACGCCGTGGCCTCGCGCAAGGTCAAGGTGCTGGTGGTCGGCAACCCTGCCAACACCAACGCCTACATTGCGATGAAGAGCGCCCCGAACCTGCCGCGCAAGAATTTCACCGCCATGCTGCGCCTGGACCACAACCGTGCCGCCAGCCAGATCGCCGCCAAGACCGGCAAGGCCGTGGCCGACATCGAGAAACTCACTGTCTGGGGCAACCACTCGCCCACCATGTACGCCGACTACCGCTTCGCCACCATCAAGGGTGAGAGCGTGGCCAAGATGATCAACGACCAGGAATGGAACGCCAACGTCTTCCTGCCCACCGTGGGCAAGCGTGGTGCCGCCATCATCGAGGCGCGCGGCCTGTCTTCCGCTGCCTCGGCGGCCAACGCCGCCATCGACCACATGCGCGACTGGGCACTGGGCACCAATGGCAAGTGGGTCACCATGGGCATCCCCTCGGACGGTCAGTACGGCATCCCGAAGGACGTCATGTTCGGTTTTCCGGTTACCTGTGAAGGTGGCGAGTACAAGCTGGTCGAGGGTCTGACCATCGACGAATTCAGCCAGCAGTGCATAGCCAAGACTCTGGCCGAGCTGGTGGGTGAGCAGGACGGCGTCAAGCACCTCCTGTAA
- a CDS encoding CoA ester lyase encodes MAHPRDILLGAQAAASFLPVCDHYSGVELRMRKSLQLQAEMTAEFGACVFDVSLDCEDGAPVGGERDHAQMVVALANEAQAAARKAALPVAPRVAVRVHPVDHAAFEADVATIVGGAGQALCHLMIPKVETVADVERAVAAVDAAARGAGRAAPLPLQVLLESPAAVHRAFDIAAHPRVQSISFGLMDFVSAHGGAIPDSAMSSRPDSVSGELGQFTHPLVLRAKLEIASACHAHGKVPSHCVVTEFSDTEAMKAAARKASREFGYTRMWSIHPSQIRPILEALAPSGADIERAAAIIAAAESAQWAPVSYEGQLHDRASYRYFWQVLERAHQTGRALPAVMQAYFASPAILKTPAVPA; translated from the coding sequence ATGGCCCACCCGCGCGACATCCTCCTCGGCGCCCAGGCCGCAGCCAGCTTCCTGCCGGTTTGCGACCATTACAGCGGTGTCGAGTTGCGCATGCGCAAGAGCCTGCAGTTGCAGGCCGAGATGACGGCCGAGTTCGGTGCCTGCGTGTTCGACGTCTCGCTCGATTGCGAGGACGGCGCGCCCGTCGGCGGCGAGCGCGACCATGCCCAGATGGTGGTGGCGCTGGCCAATGAGGCGCAGGCCGCTGCGCGCAAGGCGGCCCTGCCGGTGGCACCGCGCGTCGCAGTGCGCGTGCATCCGGTGGACCATGCCGCTTTCGAGGCCGACGTGGCGACCATCGTTGGCGGCGCCGGCCAGGCCCTGTGCCATCTGATGATCCCCAAGGTCGAGACGGTGGCCGATGTCGAGCGCGCCGTGGCGGCCGTCGATGCGGCCGCCCGCGGCGCTGGCCGGGCCGCCCCCTTGCCCTTGCAGGTGCTGCTGGAGTCGCCGGCCGCCGTGCATCGTGCCTTTGATATTGCGGCACATCCGCGCGTGCAGTCCATCAGCTTCGGTCTCATGGATTTTGTTTCGGCGCATGGCGGGGCCATCCCCGACAGCGCCATGAGTTCGCGGCCGGACAGCGTGAGCGGCGAACTGGGCCAGTTCACGCACCCGCTGGTGTTACGCGCCAAGCTGGAGATCGCCTCTGCCTGCCATGCCCACGGCAAAGTGCCTTCCCACTGCGTGGTTACCGAATTCAGCGACACTGAAGCCATGAAGGCTGCCGCCCGCAAGGCATCGCGCGAGTTCGGCTACACGCGCATGTGGAGCATCCACCCGAGCCAGATTCGCCCCATCCTGGAGGCGCTGGCCCCCAGTGGTGCCGACATCGAACGTGCGGCTGCCATCATTGCAGCAGCCGAATCGGCGCAGTGGGCTCCCGTGAGCTACGAGGGGCAATTGCACGATCGCGCCAGTTACCGATATTTCTGGCAGGTGCTGGAGCGCGCCCACCAGACCGGGCGCGCCCTGCCTGCCGTCATGCAGGCTTATTTTGCGAGCCCTGCCATCCTGAAAACCCCCGCGGTTCCCGCCTGA
- the acnB gene encoding bifunctional aconitate hydratase 2/2-methylisocitrate dehydratase, translated as MLQAYRAHVAERAALGIPPLPLTAKQTGELIELLKNPPKGEESTLVELITHRVPAGVDDAAKVKASYLAAVAHGTEKCTLISREKATELLGTMLGGYNLTPLIDLLDDAQVGKVAAEGLKKTLLMFDQFHDVKDKADKGNAYAKAVLQSWADAEWFTSRPEVPKSITLTVLKVTGETNTDDLSPAPDAWSRPDIPLHALAMLKNKRDGITPEEDGKRGPIKFIEDLRARGNLVAYVGDVVGTGSSRKSATNSVLWFTGEDIPFVPNKRYGGVCLGSKIAPIFYNTMEDAGALPIELDVSQMNMGDVIELRPYEGKALKDGKVIAEFTVRSDVLFDEVRAGGRIPLIIGRGLTGKAREALGLPPSTLFRLPQVPKATGKGFTLAQKMVGRACGLPEGQGVLPGTYCEPKMTSVGSQDTTGTMTRDELKDLACLGFSSDLVMQSFCHTAAYPKPVDVKMHHELPEFMSNRGGISLKPGDGIIHSWLNRMLLPDTVGTGGDSHTRFPIGISFPAGSGLVAFAAATGVMPLDMPESVLVRFKGKMQPGVTLRDLVHAIPLYGIKQGLLTVEKKGKKNAFSGRILEIEGLPDLKVEQAFELADASAERSAAGCTVALNKEPIIEYINSNIVLLKNLIANGYHDERTIARRIKAMEAWLAKPDLLKADKDAEYAHVIEIDLAEITEPIVCCPNDPDDAKTLSDVAGAKIDEVFIGSCMTNIGHFRAASKLLEGKRDIPVKLWMAPPTKMDAQQLNEEGHYATFGAAGARMEMPGCSLCMGNQAQVKEGATVMSTSTRNFPNRLGKNTNVYLGSAELAAICSKLGRIPTKAEYQADMGVLSANGDKVYKYLNFDQIGEYKDVADKVTA; from the coding sequence ATGTTGCAAGCCTATCGCGCCCACGTCGCTGAACGCGCCGCACTCGGCATCCCCCCGCTGCCGCTGACGGCCAAACAAACCGGCGAGCTGATCGAACTGCTGAAGAACCCGCCCAAGGGCGAGGAGAGCACCCTGGTCGAGCTGATCACGCACCGCGTGCCGGCCGGCGTGGACGATGCCGCCAAGGTCAAGGCCAGCTACCTGGCCGCCGTGGCGCACGGCACCGAAAAATGCACGCTGATCTCGCGCGAGAAGGCGACCGAGCTGCTGGGCACCATGCTGGGCGGCTACAACCTGACCCCGCTGATCGACTTGCTGGACGACGCCCAGGTGGGCAAGGTCGCGGCCGAAGGCCTGAAGAAGACCCTGCTGATGTTCGACCAGTTCCACGACGTCAAGGACAAGGCCGACAAGGGCAACGCCTATGCCAAGGCCGTGCTGCAGAGCTGGGCCGATGCCGAGTGGTTCACCAGCCGCCCCGAAGTGCCCAAGAGCATCACGCTGACCGTGCTCAAGGTGACCGGCGAGACCAACACCGACGACCTGTCGCCCGCGCCCGACGCCTGGAGCCGCCCCGACATCCCGCTGCATGCCCTGGCCATGCTGAAGAACAAGCGCGACGGCATCACCCCCGAGGAAGACGGCAAGCGCGGCCCGATCAAGTTCATCGAAGACCTGCGCGCCCGCGGCAACCTGGTGGCCTATGTGGGCGACGTGGTGGGCACGGGTTCTTCCCGCAAGTCCGCCACCAACTCCGTGCTGTGGTTCACCGGCGAGGACATCCCCTTCGTGCCGAACAAGCGCTACGGCGGCGTCTGCCTGGGCTCCAAGATCGCCCCGATCTTCTACAACACCATGGAAGACGCCGGCGCCCTGCCGATCGAGCTGGACGTGAGCCAGATGAACATGGGTGACGTGATCGAACTGCGCCCCTATGAAGGCAAGGCCCTCAAGGACGGCAAGGTCATCGCCGAGTTCACGGTCCGCAGCGACGTGCTGTTCGACGAAGTGCGCGCCGGCGGTCGCATTCCGCTGATCATCGGCCGCGGCCTGACCGGCAAGGCGCGCGAGGCCCTGGGCCTGCCCCCGAGCACACTGTTCCGCCTGCCGCAAGTGCCCAAGGCCACGGGCAAGGGTTTCACGCTGGCCCAGAAGATGGTCGGTCGCGCCTGCGGTCTGCCCGAAGGCCAGGGTGTGCTGCCTGGCACCTATTGCGAGCCCAAGATGACCTCGGTCGGCTCACAGGACACCACGGGCACGATGACGCGCGACGAGCTCAAGGACCTGGCCTGCCTGGGCTTCAGCTCCGACCTCGTGATGCAGTCCTTCTGCCACACCGCCGCTTACCCCAAGCCGGTGGACGTGAAGATGCACCACGAACTGCCCGAGTTCATGAGCAACCGTGGTGGCATCTCGCTCAAGCCCGGTGACGGCATCATCCACAGCTGGCTCAACCGCATGCTCTTGCCCGATACCGTGGGCACCGGCGGCGACAGCCACACCCGTTTCCCTATCGGCATCTCCTTCCCGGCCGGTTCCGGCCTGGTGGCTTTTGCCGCTGCGACCGGTGTCATGCCGCTGGACATGCCCGAGTCGGTGCTGGTGCGTTTCAAGGGCAAGATGCAGCCCGGCGTCACCCTGCGTGACCTGGTGCACGCCATTCCGCTCTACGGCATCAAGCAGGGCCTGTTGACGGTCGAGAAGAAGGGCAAGAAGAACGCTTTCTCCGGTCGCATCCTCGAGATCGAGGGCCTGCCCGACCTGAAGGTGGAACAGGCCTTCGAGCTGGCCGATGCCTCGGCCGAGCGTTCCGCCGCCGGTTGCACGGTGGCGCTGAACAAGGAGCCGATCATCGAGTACATCAACAGCAATATCGTGCTGCTGAAGAACCTGATTGCCAATGGTTACCACGATGAGCGCACCATCGCCCGCCGCATCAAGGCCATGGAAGCCTGGCTGGCCAAGCCGGACCTGCTCAAGGCCGACAAGGACGCCGAGTACGCCCATGTGATCGAGATCGACCTGGCCGAGATCACCGAACCCATCGTCTGCTGCCCCAACGATCCGGACGACGCCAAGACCCTGTCCGACGTGGCCGGCGCCAAGATCGACGAAGTCTTCATCGGCTCCTGCATGACCAATATCGGCCACTTCCGTGCCGCCTCCAAGCTGCTCGAAGGCAAGCGGGACATCCCGGTCAAGCTGTGGATGGCTCCGCCCACCAAGATGGATGCGCAGCAGCTGAACGAAGAGGGGCACTACGCGACCTTTGGTGCCGCCGGTGCCCGCATGGAAATGCCGGGCTGCAGCCTGTGCATGGGCAACCAGGCGCAGGTGAAGGAGGGCGCGACCGTGATGTCCACCAGCACCCGCAACTTCCCCAACCGCCTGGGCAAGAACACCAATGTGTACCTGGGCTCGGCCGAACTGGCCGCCATCTGCTCCAAGCTGGGCCGCATCCCGACCAAGGCCGAGTACCAGGCCGATATGGGTGTGCTGTCCGCCAATGGCGACAAGGTCTACAAGTACCTGAACTTCGACCAGATCGGCGAGTACAAGGACGTGGCCGACAAGGTCACGGCCTGA